From the genome of Amycolatopsis sp. NBC_01488, one region includes:
- a CDS encoding OsmC family protein: MEHPEPGTVVVTASGDGTYTQRVTTATHELLADEPVAVGSADAGPNPYELLLASLGSCTAITLRMYAERKAIPLTRATIRLRHDRIHAEDCAKCETERGMLSRITREIELDGDLDDDQRAQLMLIADRCPVHRTLSSEIAIDTREVGR, from the coding sequence ATGGAGCACCCCGAGCCGGGCACGGTCGTCGTCACCGCGAGCGGCGACGGCACCTACACGCAGCGGGTCACGACGGCGACCCACGAGCTGCTCGCCGACGAACCGGTCGCGGTCGGGAGTGCCGACGCCGGCCCGAACCCGTACGAGCTGCTGCTCGCGTCGCTGGGTTCGTGCACGGCGATCACGCTGCGGATGTACGCGGAACGCAAGGCCATCCCGCTGACCCGGGCGACGATCCGGCTGCGCCACGACCGCATCCACGCCGAAGACTGCGCCAAGTGCGAAACGGAGCGCGGCATGCTCAGCCGGATCACGCGCGAGATCGAGCTGGACGGCGACCTCGACGACGACCAGCGGGCGCAGCTCATGCTGATCGCCGACAGGTGCCCGGTGCACCGGACGCTGTCCTCGGAGATCGCGATCGACACGCGCGAGGTCGGCCGTTGA
- a CDS encoding TetR/AcrR family transcriptional regulator, translated as MSGGTKQKLFEATLRLSKSRGLVGLTVDDIAAEAGVAKGTVYYNFGSKDGLVDGLLRYGVDMLAGRLRSAVSDADPLDVIEAQVDTTLEFIASYPGFSQILVSELWRTPGQWHGTLSLLREEIISIVKGQLSRLEAAGRLPDGVEIPTAAAGLFGTMLVVALDWQVFGPQRTRAEVREAVMVLIRGLGRR; from the coding sequence GTGAGCGGCGGGACGAAGCAGAAGCTCTTCGAGGCCACCCTGCGCCTGTCGAAGAGCCGGGGCCTGGTGGGGTTGACGGTCGACGACATCGCCGCCGAGGCAGGCGTCGCGAAGGGCACGGTCTACTACAACTTCGGTTCGAAGGACGGCCTGGTCGACGGCCTGCTGCGCTACGGCGTCGACATGCTGGCCGGGCGACTGCGCTCGGCCGTGTCCGACGCTGATCCGCTGGACGTGATCGAGGCGCAGGTCGACACGACGCTGGAGTTCATCGCGAGCTACCCGGGGTTTTCGCAGATCCTGGTGAGCGAGCTGTGGCGGACGCCGGGCCAGTGGCACGGCACGCTTTCCCTGCTGCGCGAGGAGATCATCTCGATCGTGAAGGGCCAGCTGTCCCGGCTGGAGGCAGCCGGCCGCCTCCCGGACGGCGTCGAGATCCCGACGGCGGCGGCCGGTCTGTTCGGCACGATGCTGGTGGTGGCGCTGGACTGGCAGGTGTTCGGCCCGCAGCGGACGCGGGCGGAGGTGCGGGAAGCGGTGATGGTGCTGATCCGGGGGCTCGGCCGCCGCTGA
- a CDS encoding GNAT family N-acetyltransferase, which produces MEIAEPLLAAHRARFAAVDALMPPAAPPAEGRRLDAATADGTRVAGVLQRHRSGPGDVATLWEAAEVWQLFPYFGATGTEGVDLLLRALKGVLEAEATGDDSSCVVVWPSRDAEAIRAFLDHGLVPLAAVGVRTAPPAEGAPGAAIRRAGPDDFAAALELAAATFDYTGLVAAARRPDTAELLAPALRDALAEDEPAVWLAEADGEIRALAHCAWIDAAPGSAAAELLPPGRWGYVNNVVTAPGHRGGGLGRALMTRVHQELHRGGATRTYLYYNPTNPLASVFWHRQGYRPLWTTWEVRPASALR; this is translated from the coding sequence ATGGAGATCGCCGAGCCGCTGCTCGCCGCCCACCGCGCGCGCTTCGCGGCGGTCGACGCGCTGATGCCGCCCGCCGCGCCGCCGGCGGAGGGGCGGCGGCTGGACGCCGCGACCGCGGACGGCACCCGCGTCGCCGGCGTCCTCCAGCGGCACCGGTCCGGCCCCGGCGACGTCGCGACGCTGTGGGAGGCGGCCGAGGTCTGGCAGCTCTTCCCGTACTTCGGCGCCACCGGCACCGAGGGCGTGGATCTCCTGCTCCGCGCGCTCAAGGGCGTGCTGGAGGCGGAGGCGACCGGCGACGACTCGTCGTGCGTCGTCGTCTGGCCCAGCCGCGACGCCGAGGCGATCCGCGCCTTCCTCGACCACGGTCTCGTCCCGCTCGCCGCGGTCGGCGTCCGGACCGCTCCCCCGGCCGAGGGGGCGCCCGGCGCCGCCATCCGCCGCGCCGGGCCGGACGACTTCGCGGCGGCGCTGGAGCTGGCCGCCGCGACGTTCGACTACACCGGCCTGGTGGCGGCGGCCCGCCGGCCCGACACGGCCGAGCTGCTCGCCCCCGCGCTGCGGGACGCGCTGGCCGAGGACGAACCGGCGGTGTGGCTGGCCGAGGCGGACGGCGAGATCCGCGCGCTGGCGCACTGCGCGTGGATCGACGCGGCCCCGGGGAGCGCGGCGGCCGAGCTGCTCCCGCCGGGCCGCTGGGGCTACGTGAACAACGTCGTCACCGCGCCCGGGCACCGCGGCGGCGGCCTCGGCCGGGCGCTGATGACCCGGGTGCACCAGGAGCTGCACCGGGGCGGGGCGACCCGCACGTACCTCTACTACAACCCGACCAACCCGCTGGCCTCGGTGTTCTGGCACCGGCAGGGTTACCGTCCACTGTGGACGACCTGGGAAGTGCGGCCGGCCTCGGCGCTCCGCTGA
- a CDS encoding GNAT family N-acetyltransferase, producing MNPLEAQQNARFAALDPLLPPIAAPPAASEPLVVATGGLRAGGLLTHVVHAPGSWPALWGPLEIRDLTAVPGDSGAAGLAALLGAWRDRLRGTRPEPDSGCTVTWPSRDAEASAVLLAHGFAPMTCLAVRAPGPPADAGPARVTVRRAGEGDVETLTDLRVAEWRYTSLVGTAVPRAGARALLRAEVVRSLRFSGLVWLAEDDGVPVGMAACAPTLPAPGDSIHGRLHPGPWGYVDTLSVAPAARGGGVGRALMAVAHRELLRPDMRGTFLFYHPANPLSPVFWHRQGYRPLWTMWIRRPAWS from the coding sequence GTGAACCCCCTGGAAGCGCAGCAGAACGCGCGGTTCGCCGCGCTCGACCCGCTGCTGCCCCCGATCGCGGCCCCGCCCGCGGCGAGCGAGCCACTGGTGGTGGCCACCGGCGGCCTCCGCGCTGGCGGCCTGCTGACGCACGTCGTGCACGCGCCCGGGTCGTGGCCCGCGCTGTGGGGACCGCTCGAGATCCGGGACCTGACCGCGGTGCCGGGCGACAGCGGCGCGGCCGGCCTCGCCGCGCTGCTGGGTGCCTGGCGCGACCGGCTGCGCGGCACGCGGCCCGAGCCGGACTCGGGCTGCACGGTGACCTGGCCGAGCCGCGACGCCGAGGCGTCCGCGGTCCTGCTGGCCCACGGCTTCGCGCCGATGACGTGCCTGGCGGTCCGGGCCCCCGGGCCGCCCGCGGACGCGGGGCCGGCGCGGGTGACGGTCCGCCGCGCCGGCGAAGGCGACGTCGAGACCCTCACCGACCTGCGCGTGGCGGAATGGCGCTACACGTCGCTGGTCGGCACGGCGGTGCCAAGGGCGGGCGCGCGGGCGCTGCTGCGCGCGGAGGTCGTCCGGTCGCTGCGCTTCAGCGGCCTGGTCTGGCTCGCGGAGGACGACGGCGTGCCGGTGGGCATGGCCGCGTGCGCGCCGACCTTGCCCGCGCCGGGCGACAGCATCCACGGCCGGCTGCACCCGGGCCCCTGGGGGTACGTCGACACGCTGTCGGTCGCGCCCGCGGCGCGTGGGGGCGGCGTGGGCCGGGCCCTGATGGCGGTGGCCCACCGCGAGCTGCTCCGGCCGGACATGCGCGGTACGTTCCTCTTCTACCACCCGGCGAACCCGCTTTCGCCGGTGTTCTGGCACCGGCAGGGCTATCGTCCACTGTGGACGATGTGGATCCGGCGGCCCGCCTGGTCCTGA
- a CDS encoding ABC transporter ATP-binding protein, translated as MQVRADRVSLEGHHGTLLPPTSLTVGEGDLAIVHGEPGVGVTAFGLALAGRLKPTTGTVHAEGVDAGLPELVAVVDAPGVSDPDENVQLRVVVGEELALAHRPARKDDVARWLAEHDVAPFADTRFENLEPALRIRLLTELAAARRGVRVLVLDTPDRHTSQVGIWADVARAHAERGFAVVVLAATTPESALPFPPARIGETGQPAPQHCAPVPEPTEELSPSTDGDPA; from the coding sequence GTGCAGGTCCGAGCCGATCGCGTGTCCCTCGAAGGGCACCACGGCACCTTGTTACCGCCCACCTCGCTGACCGTCGGCGAGGGCGATCTGGCGATCGTGCACGGCGAACCCGGCGTCGGCGTCACCGCGTTCGGCCTCGCGCTGGCCGGGCGGCTGAAGCCGACCACCGGCACGGTGCACGCCGAGGGCGTGGACGCCGGGCTGCCCGAGCTCGTCGCGGTCGTCGACGCCCCCGGCGTGAGCGACCCCGACGAAAACGTCCAGCTGCGGGTCGTCGTCGGCGAGGAGCTCGCCCTCGCACACCGGCCCGCGCGCAAGGACGACGTCGCGCGCTGGCTGGCGGAGCACGACGTCGCCCCGTTCGCGGACACCCGCTTCGAGAACCTCGAGCCCGCGCTGCGCATCCGGCTGCTCACCGAGCTCGCCGCCGCCCGCCGCGGCGTGCGCGTGCTCGTGCTCGACACGCCGGACCGGCACACCAGCCAGGTCGGCATCTGGGCGGACGTGGCCCGCGCGCACGCCGAGCGCGGGTTCGCCGTCGTCGTGCTGGCCGCCACCACCCCCGAGTCCGCGCTGCCGTTCCCGCCCGCGCGCATCGGCGAGACCGGGCAGCCGGCGCCGCAGCACTGCGCTCCCGTCCCCGAACCCACCGAAGAGCTCTCCCCGAGCACCGACGGAGACCCCGCATGA
- a CDS encoding class I SAM-dependent methyltransferase gives MPPEEPLAPGRHDAAEHHLGTAAVAYREVEGAEAAAANLAWWDADADDYQAEHGGFLGDADFVWCPEGVREADARLLGDVRGKRVLEVGCGQAACSRWLAAQGAHPVATDLSAGMLRHAREGNARTGADVPLVQANAEYLPLASGSFDAACSAFGAIPFVASVDAVFAEVHRVLRPGAPWVFSVTHPMRWIFPDDPGPQGLTVTQPYFDRTPYVEVDDAGTATYVEYHHTLGDYVRALAAAGFTLTDLVEPEWPAGHTRVWGQWSPLRGRLFPGTAIFRTHRS, from the coding sequence ATGCCACCGGAGGAGCCGCTCGCGCCGGGACGCCACGACGCGGCGGAGCACCACCTGGGCACCGCGGCCGTCGCCTACCGCGAGGTCGAGGGCGCGGAGGCCGCCGCCGCGAACCTCGCCTGGTGGGACGCCGACGCCGACGACTACCAGGCCGAGCACGGCGGCTTCCTCGGCGACGCGGACTTCGTCTGGTGCCCGGAGGGCGTGCGGGAGGCGGACGCGCGGCTGCTCGGCGACGTCCGCGGGAAGCGCGTGCTGGAGGTCGGCTGCGGCCAGGCCGCCTGCTCGCGCTGGCTGGCCGCGCAGGGCGCGCACCCGGTGGCGACCGACCTGTCCGCCGGCATGCTGCGCCACGCCCGCGAGGGCAACGCGCGCACCGGCGCCGACGTCCCCCTCGTCCAGGCGAACGCCGAGTACCTGCCGTTGGCGTCGGGCAGCTTCGACGCGGCCTGCTCGGCCTTCGGCGCGATCCCGTTCGTGGCGTCGGTGGACGCGGTCTTCGCCGAGGTGCACCGGGTGCTGCGGCCGGGCGCGCCGTGGGTGTTCTCGGTGACTCACCCGATGCGGTGGATCTTCCCGGACGACCCCGGCCCGCAGGGGCTGACGGTCACCCAGCCCTACTTCGACCGGACGCCGTACGTCGAGGTCGACGACGCGGGCACCGCGACCTACGTCGAGTACCACCACACCCTCGGCGACTACGTGCGCGCGCTGGCCGCGGCCGGGTTCACCCTCACCGACCTGGTCGAGCCCGAGTGGCCCGCGGGGCACACGCGGGTCTGGGGCCAGTGGAGCCCGCTGCGCGGCCGGCTGTTCCCGGGCACCGCGATCTTCCGCACGCACCGCTCGTGA
- a CDS encoding YhgE/Pip domain-containing protein, whose product MNVLRIARNELRRLSTGTMPKLALVALVLVPLLYASFYLYANYDPYGRLDKLPAAVFTSDTGAKDSSGQQRNVGREVTDELVKSGTFQWHEVSEQEARDGVRDDKYSFAIGIPSGFSAALLSVGNFQPQQATITLTTNDANNYLSGTIAKQVAEQVRKTIAEKVGSEAADRFLVGFSTIYGKIQEASTGAAQLADGASQLKSGQQQLADGAAKLADGSSTLATGLGTLKSSTASLPSQTQQLANGASQVAAGDQKVADAASLAATASSDIQGKLDAYRSQLQTDLRNAGVPESEVQAILAKADQLRSPVDQANGKIQQANGDLAKLADGARQVSDGAAKLAAASPQLTSGIAQASDGANQLRDGASQLNDGEKTAVTGTNQLADGAVKLRDGLSAGLKEIPNPDDPTRNATANTIADPVAVNANGEASAGTYGAGLAPFFISLATWIGAFVLFLILRPLSTRALTAGAAPLRVAVGGWLSSALLGVAQVIVLFGAVTWLVGIHIAHPLGAIGFAVLVSLTFTSVVHALNAFFGAVGKFLGLVLLVLQLVSAGGTFPWQTIPDALYPLHVVLPMGYAIDGFRHLFYSGATVQILGDIGVLLAYLVGGILVSTLAARNRRVWTVSALKPELSL is encoded by the coding sequence ATGAACGTCCTCCGGATCGCGCGCAACGAGCTGCGCCGCCTCTCCACCGGCACGATGCCCAAGCTGGCGCTGGTCGCGCTCGTGCTGGTGCCGCTGCTCTACGCGTCCTTCTACCTCTACGCGAACTACGACCCTTACGGCCGCCTCGACAAGCTGCCCGCCGCCGTCTTCACCAGCGACACCGGCGCGAAGGACTCGAGCGGCCAGCAGCGCAACGTCGGCCGCGAGGTGACCGACGAGCTCGTCAAGTCCGGCACCTTCCAGTGGCACGAGGTGTCCGAGCAGGAGGCGCGCGACGGCGTCCGCGACGACAAGTACTCGTTCGCGATCGGCATCCCCAGCGGCTTCTCCGCCGCGCTGCTCTCGGTCGGCAACTTCCAGCCGCAGCAGGCGACCATCACGCTGACCACCAACGACGCCAACAACTACCTGTCCGGCACCATCGCGAAGCAGGTGGCCGAGCAGGTCCGCAAGACGATCGCGGAGAAGGTCGGCAGCGAGGCCGCGGACCGGTTCCTGGTCGGCTTCTCCACGATCTACGGCAAGATCCAGGAGGCCTCGACCGGCGCGGCACAGCTCGCCGACGGCGCTTCACAGCTGAAGTCCGGTCAGCAGCAGCTGGCCGACGGCGCGGCCAAGCTCGCGGACGGCTCGTCGACGCTCGCGACCGGCCTGGGCACGCTCAAGAGCAGCACCGCTTCCCTGCCCTCGCAGACCCAGCAGCTCGCCAACGGCGCTTCGCAGGTCGCCGCCGGGGACCAGAAGGTCGCCGACGCGGCGTCCCTGGCCGCGACGGCGTCGTCCGACATCCAGGGCAAGCTCGATGCCTACCGCAGCCAGCTCCAGACCGACCTGCGCAACGCGGGCGTGCCGGAGAGCGAAGTCCAGGCGATCCTCGCGAAGGCCGACCAGCTGCGCTCCCCGGTCGACCAGGCGAACGGCAAGATCCAGCAGGCCAACGGCGACCTCGCGAAGCTCGCCGACGGCGCCCGGCAGGTCTCCGACGGCGCGGCCAAGCTCGCCGCCGCGTCCCCGCAGCTGACGAGCGGCATCGCGCAGGCGTCCGACGGTGCGAACCAGCTGCGCGACGGTGCTTCGCAGCTCAACGACGGCGAGAAGACGGCCGTCACCGGCACGAACCAGCTCGCCGACGGCGCGGTGAAGCTGCGTGACGGGCTTTCGGCCGGGCTCAAGGAAATCCCGAACCCGGACGACCCGACCCGCAACGCAACGGCCAACACCATTGCCGACCCGGTGGCGGTCAACGCCAACGGCGAGGCGTCGGCGGGGACGTACGGCGCCGGGCTCGCGCCGTTCTTCATCTCGCTGGCCACGTGGATCGGCGCGTTCGTGCTCTTCCTGATCCTGCGGCCGCTCTCGACCCGCGCGCTGACCGCGGGCGCGGCGCCGCTCCGGGTCGCCGTCGGCGGCTGGCTGTCCTCGGCGCTGCTCGGCGTCGCGCAGGTGATCGTCCTGTTCGGCGCGGTGACGTGGCTGGTCGGCATCCACATCGCGCACCCGCTGGGCGCGATCGGGTTCGCCGTGCTGGTGTCGCTGACGTTCACGTCGGTGGTGCACGCGCTCAACGCGTTCTTCGGCGCGGTCGGGAAGTTCCTCGGGCTCGTGCTGCTGGTGCTGCAGCTGGTCAGCGCGGGTGGGACGTTCCCGTGGCAGACCATCCCGGACGCGCTGTACCCGCTGCACGTCGTGCTGCCGATGGGCTACGCGATCGACGGCTTCCGCCACCTGTTCTACAGCGGCGCCACCGTGCAGATCCTGGGTGACATCGGCGTGCTGCTGGCGTACCTCGTCGGCGGGATCCTGGTGTCCACCCTGGCCGCGCGCAACCGTCGCGTTTGGACGGTGTCCGCGCTCAAGCCCGAGTTGAGCCTGTGA
- a CDS encoding trypsin-like peptidase domain-containing protein, with the protein MGFERERRRWRVRLHDELGRVCGAGTVLDEYHVLTSAHVVETAGGPRSSLSVDFVGLAEAMPGTAGVVEGCWVPSDGGGRGDLAVLRLDRPESRVFRAPLHRMPLGEHQLVRAFGFPPGSVGRWTHARLGGPEHPGGPGGEWVRLFRTAEAEPLGPGFGGTAVLDEATGHVVGVVVGKDTGTWMIPVETMLGHLPQLSIWSSGSPAVDASFSRPVGEAVDVSFVQRVADWFAKAEPGTVWVVDTGEAGSPVAAALRFGIVLADRERSLGVAGLPPALGEMPPAGSVDLAVDATGRTADAVRHRIADRLTTGVAGRTLVVDAIDDSAEPDRLVGEVLAPLAGRAAELGIRLLLGFRDESSPGAVAVRASTVGARPAPDDLAGRLDVLTQSVEELAEIEAYQLRVATRFTGVAMLPARAQRLRGALKQLRSAEVDGDAEWVEKHIDGHEHAVAPAVEDGRRQRAVLDGLVARREELRARLAADNELAREHGLARDPELEQAYVPAKRLLIDGPCELTAAATAVDTYAAAVRARIEDRG; encoded by the coding sequence ATGGGGTTCGAGCGTGAGCGACGACGCTGGCGGGTCCGGCTGCACGACGAACTCGGCCGGGTGTGCGGAGCGGGTACGGTTCTCGACGAGTACCACGTTCTCACGAGCGCGCACGTCGTCGAAACGGCCGGGGGGCCACGCTCCTCGCTGAGCGTCGACTTCGTCGGCCTGGCCGAGGCGATGCCCGGCACGGCAGGCGTCGTCGAAGGCTGCTGGGTGCCCTCCGACGGCGGTGGCCGCGGCGATCTCGCCGTGCTGCGGCTCGACCGTCCCGAATCCCGCGTCTTCCGCGCGCCGCTGCACCGCATGCCGCTGGGTGAGCACCAGCTGGTGCGCGCCTTCGGCTTCCCGCCGGGCTCGGTCGGCCGCTGGACGCACGCCCGGCTCGGCGGCCCCGAGCACCCCGGCGGTCCCGGCGGCGAGTGGGTGCGGCTGTTCCGCACCGCCGAAGCCGAACCGCTCGGCCCCGGCTTCGGTGGCACGGCCGTGCTCGACGAGGCGACCGGGCACGTCGTCGGCGTGGTCGTCGGCAAGGACACCGGCACCTGGATGATCCCCGTCGAGACGATGCTCGGGCACCTGCCGCAGCTGAGCATCTGGTCCTCGGGCAGCCCGGCGGTCGACGCCAGCTTCTCGCGCCCGGTCGGCGAAGCCGTCGACGTCTCCTTCGTGCAGCGCGTCGCCGACTGGTTCGCCAAGGCCGAGCCCGGCACGGTCTGGGTCGTCGACACCGGCGAGGCCGGTTCGCCGGTCGCCGCGGCGCTGCGGTTCGGGATCGTCCTCGCCGACCGCGAACGCTCCCTCGGCGTGGCCGGCCTGCCGCCCGCGCTCGGCGAGATGCCGCCGGCGGGCAGCGTCGACCTCGCCGTCGACGCCACCGGCCGCACCGCCGACGCCGTCCGCCACCGGATCGCCGACCGGCTCACGACCGGGGTCGCGGGCCGCACCCTCGTCGTCGACGCGATCGACGACTCCGCCGAACCCGACCGGCTCGTCGGCGAGGTGCTGGCCCCGCTCGCCGGCCGCGCGGCCGAGCTCGGCATCCGCCTGCTGCTCGGCTTCCGGGACGAGTCTTCGCCCGGGGCCGTGGCGGTGCGGGCGAGCACGGTCGGCGCCCGCCCGGCCCCGGACGACCTCGCGGGCCGGCTCGACGTGCTGACCCAGTCGGTCGAGGAGCTCGCCGAGATCGAGGCGTACCAGCTGCGCGTGGCGACGCGGTTCACCGGCGTCGCGATGCTGCCGGCCCGGGCGCAGCGGCTGCGCGGCGCGCTGAAGCAGCTGCGCTCGGCCGAGGTCGACGGCGACGCGGAGTGGGTCGAGAAGCACATCGACGGCCACGAGCACGCGGTCGCCCCGGCGGTCGAGGACGGCCGCCGCCAGCGCGCGGTCCTCGACGGCCTGGTCGCCCGCCGCGAAGAGTTGCGAGCGCGCCTGGCCGCCGACAACGAACTCGCGCGCGAGCACGGCCTGGCGCGCGACCCGGAGCTGGAGCAGGCGTACGTACCGGCGAAGAGGCTGCTGATCGACGGCCCCTGCGAGCTGACGGCGGCGGCCACAGCAGTCGACACCTACGCGGCGGCGGTCCGGGCCCGCATCGAAGACCGCGGCTGA
- a CDS encoding TetR/AcrR family transcriptional regulator — MRPAEQGNRERFLDAALSVLFDRGVSALTVRGVAEAAGASTLSVYARFGGRAGLLDALYERTFDSLRELLEGLPPSSADGVADLLHLALEYRLFALESPVRYALMFERPVPGFDPDPALRSAVVRTTFALFIARVARVCPPGADARAAAYQLWTAMHGLVGAELMLASRTPLPDWFIPPTEEANEQMYRRGIAAMMAGLDLRNR; from the coding sequence ATGCGTCCCGCCGAGCAGGGCAACCGCGAGCGCTTCCTGGACGCGGCGCTGTCGGTGCTGTTCGACCGCGGTGTCTCGGCGCTGACCGTGCGCGGGGTGGCCGAGGCGGCCGGCGCGTCGACGCTCTCGGTGTACGCCCGCTTCGGCGGCCGCGCGGGCCTGCTCGACGCGCTGTACGAGCGCACGTTCGACTCGCTTCGGGAGCTGCTGGAAGGCCTGCCGCCGTCGAGCGCCGACGGGGTCGCGGACCTGCTGCACCTGGCGCTCGAGTACCGGCTCTTCGCCCTCGAGAGCCCGGTCCGCTACGCGCTGATGTTCGAGCGCCCGGTGCCGGGGTTCGACCCGGACCCGGCGCTGCGGTCGGCGGTCGTGCGGACCACGTTCGCGCTGTTCATCGCCCGGGTCGCGCGGGTGTGCCCACCGGGAGCGGACGCCCGCGCCGCTGCGTACCAGCTGTGGACGGCGATGCACGGCCTGGTCGGGGCGGAGCTCATGCTGGCTTCGCGGACACCGCTGCCGGACTGGTTCATCCCGCCGACCGAAGAGGCGAACGAGCAGATGTACCGCCGCGGGATCGCCGCGATGATGGCCGGCCTCGACCTGCGCAACCGCTGA
- the rpsA gene encoding 30S ribosomal protein S1, with amino-acid sequence MTTDTATAPTAPTGPQQVAINDIGSEEDFLAAIDKTIKYFNDGDIVEGTIVKVDRDEVLLDIGYKTEGVIPSRELSIKHDVDPAEVVTVGDEVEALVLQKEDKEGRLILSKKRAQYERAWGTIEELKEKDEPVKGTVIEVVKGGLILDIGLRGFLPASLVEMRRVRDLQPYVGRELEAKIIELDKNRNNVVLSRRAYLEQTQSEVRSEFLNALAKGQVRKGVVSSIVNFGAFVDLGGVDGLVHVSELSWKHIDHPSEVVEVGQEVTVEVLDVDMDRERVSLSLKATQEDPWRQFARTHAIGQIVPGKVTKLVPFGAFVRVEEGIEGLVHISELAERHVEIPEQVVQVNGDVMVKVIDIDLERRRISLSLKQANEGVTPDTEFDPAQYGMAAEYDAEGNYIYPEGFDPDTQEWQEGFDKQREEWERQYAEAHTRYEAHMKQVQKAVEADAEAAADAATGIEGGAESYTSGSAPADTKSSGGTLASDEQLAALREKLSGGA; translated from the coding sequence ATGACCACCGACACCGCCACCGCCCCGACCGCCCCCACCGGGCCCCAGCAGGTCGCCATCAACGACATCGGGTCGGAGGAAGACTTCCTCGCGGCGATCGACAAGACGATCAAGTACTTCAACGATGGCGACATCGTCGAAGGCACGATCGTCAAGGTCGACCGCGACGAGGTCCTGCTCGACATCGGCTACAAGACCGAGGGTGTCATCCCCTCGCGTGAGCTCTCCATCAAGCACGATGTCGACCCGGCTGAGGTTGTCACCGTCGGCGATGAGGTCGAAGCCCTCGTTCTCCAGAAGGAGGACAAGGAAGGCCGTCTGATCCTGTCCAAGAAGCGCGCGCAGTACGAGCGCGCCTGGGGCACGATCGAGGAGCTCAAGGAGAAGGACGAGCCCGTCAAGGGCACCGTCATCGAGGTCGTCAAGGGCGGCCTCATCCTGGACATCGGCCTGCGCGGCTTCCTCCCCGCGTCCCTGGTCGAGATGCGCCGCGTCCGCGACCTGCAGCCGTACGTCGGCCGCGAGCTCGAGGCGAAGATCATCGAGCTGGACAAGAACCGCAACAACGTGGTCCTGTCCCGCCGCGCCTACCTGGAGCAGACCCAGTCCGAGGTGCGCAGCGAGTTCCTCAACGCGCTCGCCAAGGGCCAGGTCCGCAAGGGTGTCGTGTCGTCCATCGTCAACTTCGGTGCCTTCGTGGACCTGGGTGGCGTCGACGGCCTGGTGCACGTCTCCGAGCTGTCCTGGAAGCACATCGACCACCCGTCCGAGGTCGTCGAGGTCGGCCAGGAGGTCACGGTCGAGGTGCTGGACGTCGACATGGACCGCGAGCGCGTCTCGCTGTCGCTGAAGGCGACCCAGGAAGACCCGTGGCGCCAGTTCGCCCGCACCCACGCGATCGGCCAGATCGTGCCGGGCAAGGTCACCAAGCTGGTTCCGTTCGGTGCGTTCGTGCGCGTCGAAGAGGGCATCGAGGGCCTGGTCCACATCTCCGAGCTGGCCGAGCGCCACGTGGAGATCCCGGAGCAGGTCGTCCAGGTCAACGGCGACGTCATGGTCAAGGTCATCGACATCGACCTCGAGCGCCGTCGCATCTCGCTGTCGCTGAAGCAGGCGAACGAGGGTGTCACGCCGGACACCGAGTTCGACCCGGCCCAGTACGGCATGGCCGCCGAGTACGACGCCGAGGGCAACTACATCTACCCCGAAGGCTTCGACCCGGACACCCAGGAGTGGCAGGAAGGCTTCGACAAGCAGCGTGAGGAGTGGGAGCGCCAGTACGCCGAGGCGCACACTCGTTACGAGGCCCACATGAAGCAGGTCCAGAAGGCCGTCGAGGCCGACGCCGAGGCCGCCGCGGACGCCGCGACCGGCATCGAGGGTGGCGCGGAAAGCTACACCTCGGGCTCGGCCCCGGCCGACACGAAGAGCAGCGGTGGCACTCTCGCCTCCGACGAGCAGCTCGCGGCGCTCCGCGAGAAGCTCTCCGGCGGTGCGTGA